The Edwardsiella tarda ATCC 15947 = NBRC 105688 region ATGGTGCGTGTCGATGTGATGGTGAATAGTGAGCGGGTTGATGCCCTGGCGTTGATCACCCACCGGGCGAACTCGCACACGCGTGGTCGTGAGTTGGTGGAGAAGATGAAAGAGCTGATCCCGCGTCAGCAGTTCGACATCGCCATCCAGGCGGCGATCGGTACCCAGATCATCGCCCGTTCGACCGTGAAGCAACTGCGTAAGAACGTCTTGGCGAAGTGCTACGGCGGTGACGTCAGCCGTAAGAAGAAATTGCTGCAGAAACAGAAAGAAGGTAAGAAACGCATGAAGCAGATCGGCAACGTCGAGCTGCCGCAAGAAGCGTTCCTGGCCATTCTGCACGTCGGCAAGGATTAACAGCGATGCAGACGGGCGCGGTCGATTCCGCGCCCGTCGTGTTTCTGCCTGCTTGAGTCATGTTAGGTATTGAGTGTAAGGAGTGATGGACATGGCAAATATGTTTGCCTTGATCCTGGTTATCGCCACACTGGTAACCGGTATCGTGTGGTGTATCGACCGTTTCAAACTGGCGCCGGCGCGGCGTGCCAAACTGGCGGCGATTAATAGCCAGACCGAACAGGGGCTGGATGTAGAAAATGCCCGTCTGGCGACCAAGGCACCCGGTTGGATCGAGACCTGTGTCTCGGTATTCCCGGTGTTGGCCCTGGTATTGGTGATCCGTTCCTTTGTCTATGAGCCGTTCCAGATCCCTTCGGGATCGATGATGCCGACCCTGTTGATCGGTGACTTTATTCTGGTGGAGAAATTCGCCTATGGCCTGAAGGATCCGGTGACGCAAACGACGCTGATCCCGACCGGCCATCCCAAGCGCGGCGACATCGTGGTGTTTAAGTATCCGCTCGATCCGCGTCTGGATTATATCAAGCGCGCCATCGGTCTGCCGGGCGACAAGGTGGTGTATGATCCCTATAGCAAGGAGTTGACGGTCTACCCCGCTTGCCAGCAGGGCGAGCGCTGTGATCGCCTGCTGCCGATCACCTATAGCCCGTCGCGTCCAAGCGAGTGGGTGCAGACCTTTAACCAGATGAGTAGCAATGAGCCGAGCAGCGGCTTCCACCAGTATCCGATCGACGAGAGCGTGCCGAACGGTTATCGCATGGAT contains the following coding sequences:
- the lepB gene encoding signal peptidase I, with translation MANMFALILVIATLVTGIVWCIDRFKLAPARRAKLAAINSQTEQGLDVENARLATKAPGWIETCVSVFPVLALVLVIRSFVYEPFQIPSGSMMPTLLIGDFILVEKFAYGLKDPVTQTTLIPTGHPKRGDIVVFKYPLDPRLDYIKRAIGLPGDKVVYDPYSKELTVYPACQQGERCDRLLPITYSPSRPSEWVQTFNQMSSNEPSSGFHQYPIDESVPNGYRMDQRQETLGTVTHSILTVPQAQDMVSRYYRQPGQPLGAWVVPAGHYFMMGDNRDNSADSRYWGFVPEKNLVGKATAIWMSFKKQEGQWPTGVRLERIGGIH